A region of Anaerohalosphaeraceae bacterium DNA encodes the following proteins:
- a CDS encoding three-Cys-motif partner protein TcmP: MRKEGDFRFDEVGYWSEIKLEILQKYGSAYTTIMSKQASIKGYYYIDGFAGPGVHISKTKKKQIPGSPLIALDTKPPFTGYYFIDLNKEKIDYLRRLAAGYSNVFFFEGDCNEILLKEIFPTIQYSDYKRALCLLDPYGLHLNWEVMRAAGQSKAIEIFLNFPVMDMNRNVLWENPDKVSPEQADRLTSFWGDESWKKAAYKKQEGLFGDIEEKTSNEAIALAFQKRLKESAGFGYVSRPMPMRNENGAVVYYLFFASPNKTGHKIVEDIMKKYSNRGCV, encoded by the coding sequence ATGAGAAAAGAAGGAGACTTCAGATTTGATGAGGTTGGGTATTGGTCTGAAATTAAGCTCGAGATTTTACAGAAGTACGGCAGTGCTTATACGACAATTATGTCAAAACAGGCGTCAATAAAGGGATATTATTATATTGATGGATTTGCCGGGCCGGGTGTTCATATATCCAAAACCAAAAAGAAACAAATTCCGGGCAGCCCTTTGATTGCCCTTGATACGAAACCGCCTTTTACAGGATATTATTTTATCGATCTTAATAAGGAGAAAATTGACTATTTAAGGCGGTTGGCTGCCGGTTATTCGAATGTTTTCTTTTTTGAGGGGGATTGCAATGAAATCCTGCTGAAGGAAATTTTTCCGACCATTCAGTATTCTGATTATAAGCGTGCTCTGTGCTTATTGGACCCTTATGGGCTTCACTTGAATTGGGAGGTTATGCGGGCTGCCGGACAGTCCAAGGCCATTGAAATCTTTCTTAACTTTCCTGTAATGGATATGAATAGAAATGTATTATGGGAAAATCCGGACAAAGTATCGCCGGAACAAGCAGACCGATTAACATCTTTTTGGGGAGATGAAAGTTGGAAAAAAGCGGCCTATAAAAAACAGGAAGGGCTTTTCGGCGATATAGAAGAAAAAACGTCCAACGAAGCGATTGCCCTTGCATTTCAAAAACGATTGAAAGAATCTGCAGGATTTGGATACGTGTCGAGGCCTATGCCAATGAGGAATGAAAATGGGGCTGTTGTCTATTATCTTTTTTTTGCGTCCCCAAACAAAACCGGCCATAAGATTGTAGAGGATATTATGAAAAAATATTCGAATCGAGGATGTGTTTAA
- the scpB gene encoding SMC-Scp complex subunit ScpB: MERDLNEQDKIENEIDQPEPSADLSRPSEDEPLSSEPPQAQSEDFQEDMEASPAEEAALTPTFETVIEAVLFASDEPLKPAKLAEIAEAGTLKQIHQCVRDLNRKYREGGFSFRIEKIAGGYQMMTLPVFNPWLSKLVKVRADNKLSPAALETLAIIAYKQPIIRADIEAIRGVASGEVIRNLMYKGLVKIVGRAEILGRPMQYGTTQKFLEVFGLNSLKDLPNVEELKNPQT; encoded by the coding sequence ATGGAAAGAGATTTGAACGAGCAGGATAAAATCGAGAATGAAATAGACCAGCCGGAGCCGTCTGCCGACCTTTCGAGACCGTCGGAGGATGAGCCTCTGTCCAGTGAGCCGCCGCAGGCGCAATCGGAGGATTTTCAGGAGGATATGGAGGCATCGCCGGCGGAGGAAGCCGCGCTGACCCCCACGTTCGAAACCGTCATTGAAGCGGTGCTGTTTGCCAGCGATGAACCGCTCAAGCCCGCCAAGCTGGCGGAGATTGCCGAGGCGGGCACCCTTAAGCAGATTCACCAGTGCGTTCGGGATTTGAACCGCAAGTACCGCGAAGGCGGTTTTTCGTTCCGCATCGAAAAGATTGCCGGCGGGTATCAGATGATGACGCTGCCGGTCTTTAATCCGTGGCTGTCGAAGTTGGTGAAAGTCCGGGCGGACAACAAACTGTCGCCGGCGGCCCTGGAGACCCTGGCGATTATTGCCTATAAGCAGCCGATTATCCGGGCGGATATTGAGGCCATCCGCGGCGTGGCCAGCGGCGAGGTGATTCGCAATCTGATGTATAAGGGGCTGGTGAAGATTGTCGGCCGGGCGGAGATTCTGGGCCGGCCGATGCAGTACGGCACCACGCAGAAGTTCCTGGAAGTCTTCGGGCTCAATTCCCTTAAAGACCTGCCCAATGTCGAAGAGCTCAAAAACCCCCAGACCTGA
- a CDS encoding Nif3-like dinuclear metal center hexameric protein, with protein MKIEQIEQLLEEIAPLKLAQEWDNVGFLLGDRRRDIKSILLTIDTTMAVVAEAKAAKADLILAYHPIIWDGLKKITADGPTAPIYALIRAGIGVFSIHTAFDAVLGGVNDALAEILEIQDPKPLGDFVADPKGPQYKIVTFVPTDSVNQVAQALYEAGAGAIGNYSHCGFQTAGTGTFKPLKGANPTIGRRGKLEKVQEVRLETVVSADKVQAAVAALRRAHPYETPAFDVLRHYDVENRFGLGRFGKLRKPLSIQQVLDRVRRATGTKAVGIVGPQKRLIQTAAVCAGSCGKILNAVIDEGCDLYLTGELKHHQALAAGEAGLTCLCLSHSNSERFALKILARKLKKHLRNVTIRLSKQDKDPFVWKEI; from the coding sequence ATGAAAATCGAACAGATAGAACAGCTGCTCGAGGAAATTGCCCCGCTGAAACTGGCGCAGGAATGGGACAATGTCGGGTTTCTGCTCGGCGACCGCAGGCGGGACATCAAATCTATCCTGCTGACGATTGATACGACGATGGCGGTTGTTGCAGAGGCCAAAGCCGCAAAAGCGGACCTGATTTTGGCGTATCATCCGATTATCTGGGATGGGCTGAAAAAGATTACCGCCGACGGGCCGACCGCACCGATTTATGCCCTGATTCGTGCCGGCATCGGCGTCTTTTCCATCCATACGGCGTTTGATGCCGTACTGGGCGGCGTCAACGATGCGCTGGCGGAGATTCTTGAGATTCAGGACCCCAAACCCCTCGGAGATTTTGTCGCTGACCCCAAAGGGCCTCAATACAAGATTGTAACATTTGTGCCGACGGATTCCGTCAATCAGGTTGCGCAGGCCCTTTACGAAGCCGGAGCGGGGGCCATCGGAAATTACTCCCATTGCGGGTTTCAAACGGCTGGGACGGGGACTTTCAAGCCCCTCAAAGGCGCCAACCCGACTATCGGCCGAAGAGGCAAACTGGAAAAAGTGCAGGAAGTGCGTCTGGAAACCGTCGTTTCCGCCGACAAGGTGCAGGCGGCGGTGGCCGCCCTTCGAAGGGCTCATCCCTATGAGACGCCGGCGTTTGATGTGCTGCGGCATTATGATGTGGAAAACCGCTTTGGATTAGGCCGTTTCGGAAAACTTCGCAAGCCCTTGAGCATTCAGCAGGTTCTTGACAGGGTCCGTCGGGCGACCGGCACAAAGGCCGTCGGCATTGTCGGACCGCAAAAGCGGCTCATTCAGACGGCCGCCGTGTGTGCAGGAAGCTGCGGAAAAATCTTAAATGCCGTCATAGACGAAGGATGTGATTTGTACCTGACCGGGGAACTCAAGCATCATCAGGCCCTGGCGGCAGGCGAAGCCGGGCTGACCTGTCTATGTCTGTCTCATTCCAATTCCGAACGATTTGCCCTGAAAATCCTGGCTCGGAAATTGAAAAAACACCTCCGAAATGTCACAATACGGCTCAGCAAACAAGATAAGGACCCGTTTGTATGGAAAGAGATTTGA
- a CDS encoding aminotransferase class IV: MEQVFLNGSLVPASEARIGIDDSSFLYGIGLFETMRAVRGRVFRFSDHWQRLADSAQTLSIVNSYSQEEVQDAVGQVLQANQLTDARIRLTLTGGSLRAEENRRSTLLITATAFVPYPKEYFDKGVRVVITDYRQNPKDPFAGHKTTCYGPRLAALRVAHEKLAAEALWFTTENRLAEGCISNVFLIRQGKLLTPPLSTPVLPGIARKTVLELARQEQIPTEERPLDINDLLAAEEVFLTNVVMTILPVVAVEGHTVGEGKPGPVTKLLTEKYEEKLRDLTL; encoded by the coding sequence ATGGAGCAGGTTTTTCTGAATGGTTCTCTTGTACCCGCATCAGAAGCCCGGATTGGGATTGATGACAGTTCGTTTTTATACGGAATCGGCCTGTTTGAAACGATGCGGGCGGTCAGGGGGCGGGTGTTTCGCTTTTCGGACCATTGGCAGCGGCTGGCGGACTCCGCTCAGACCCTCTCGATTGTCAATTCCTATTCGCAGGAGGAGGTACAGGATGCGGTTGGGCAGGTTCTGCAGGCCAATCAGCTGACGGATGCCCGAATTCGGCTGACGCTGACCGGCGGGTCCCTGCGAGCCGAAGAAAACCGGCGTTCAACCCTGCTGATTACGGCGACGGCGTTTGTCCCGTATCCGAAGGAATATTTCGACAAAGGCGTGCGGGTGGTGATTACGGATTACCGCCAGAACCCAAAAGACCCCTTTGCGGGACATAAGACGACCTGCTACGGGCCGCGTCTGGCGGCGCTGCGCGTTGCACACGAAAAACTGGCGGCCGAAGCCCTCTGGTTTACAACGGAAAACCGGCTGGCCGAGGGCTGCATCAGCAACGTTTTTTTGATTCGGCAAGGCAAACTTCTGACGCCGCCGCTTTCCACACCGGTTCTGCCGGGAATTGCCCGAAAAACAGTGCTTGAACTGGCCCGGCAGGAGCAAATTCCGACGGAAGAGCGTCCGCTGGACATCAATGACCTGCTGGCGGCCGAAGAGGTCTTTTTGACGAATGTGGTGATGACGATTCTGCCGGTGGTGGCGGTCGAAGGGCATACCGTCGGCGAAGGCAAACCCGGACCGGTGACCAAACTCCTGACAGAAAAATACGAGGAAAAACTTCGGGATTTGACTCTATGA
- the pabB gene encoding aminodeoxychorismate synthase component I has translation MQTLRPRLCRCFLRPAQSKAAVCRLCETVSRKAVPAVWGGNDSVHPFSIFSAQPAAVFQAALNEPALPARLERTLSSYRLAEEVPVPQGAFCGGWMGYFAYELGRFFEKLPEQAQDDIKMPVVWLGFYDKAILFDHSRQEYWLAAVEVEGENISAEEKFAQLSGWLEEAEQQEIPEVPFAADAEPVQFASRMSRQDYLAALERIRRYIYDGEVYQINLTRRMEGPFDGRPIDLFHWHSRWNPSPYAAYLAAEDWAVVSASPELFLQIRDRHICTRPMKGTRPRVSGPNAEERNRTAFRDLAESEKEQAELAMIVDLERNDLARVCVPGSRIVSQFRTIEEYATVYQAVAAVEGLLPRRNDPALFLKILRAVFPGGSVTGAPKIRAMEIIDELEPTARGVYTGAVGWLGLNGDACLNVAIRTTVVKNGRVFLQAGGGIVADSQPQAEWEEMLLKARALQNAVQAVCSRPHRPAVFAVHPNGGRL, from the coding sequence ATGCAGACGCTCCGTCCCAGACTGTGTCGATGCTTCCTTCGTCCGGCTCAATCGAAGGCCGCTGTTTGCCGGCTCTGTGAAACGGTTTCCCGCAAAGCGGTTCCGGCCGTCTGGGGCGGCAATGATTCGGTTCATCCTTTCAGTATCTTTTCTGCTCAGCCCGCCGCCGTTTTTCAGGCGGCTCTGAATGAGCCGGCGCTGCCGGCCCGGCTGGAGCGGACTCTTTCTTCGTACCGATTGGCCGAAGAGGTTCCTGTGCCCCAAGGGGCTTTCTGCGGGGGCTGGATGGGATATTTCGCCTATGAACTGGGGCGGTTTTTTGAAAAGCTGCCGGAGCAGGCACAGGACGATATCAAAATGCCCGTCGTTTGGCTGGGTTTCTATGATAAGGCCATTCTGTTTGACCACAGCCGGCAGGAATATTGGCTGGCGGCGGTTGAAGTGGAGGGAGAAAATATTTCCGCCGAGGAAAAATTTGCCCAACTGTCCGGCTGGCTCGAGGAAGCCGAACAGCAGGAGATACCGGAGGTTCCTTTTGCAGCCGATGCGGAACCGGTTCAGTTTGCGTCCCGAATGAGCCGTCAGGATTATCTGGCCGCTCTGGAGCGCATCCGCCGATACATTTATGACGGGGAGGTTTATCAGATTAATTTGACCCGGAGGATGGAAGGCCCCTTTGACGGCAGACCCATCGACCTCTTTCACTGGCATAGCCGCTGGAACCCCAGCCCGTATGCGGCGTATCTGGCGGCCGAAGACTGGGCCGTCGTCAGCGCCTCGCCCGAATTGTTTTTGCAGATTCGCGACCGGCATATCTGCACGCGTCCGATGAAGGGAACGCGTCCGCGCGTCAGCGGGCCGAATGCGGAGGAACGGAACCGGACGGCGTTTCGGGATTTGGCGGAAAGTGAAAAAGAACAGGCCGAGCTGGCGATGATTGTGGATTTGGAGCGCAATGACCTGGCGCGGGTCTGTGTGCCCGGCAGCCGGATTGTGTCTCAATTCCGCACAATCGAGGAATATGCCACCGTCTATCAGGCCGTGGCGGCCGTGGAGGGGCTGCTCCCGCGGCGGAATGACCCGGCGCTCTTTTTGAAAATCCTACGGGCGGTTTTTCCGGGCGGTTCGGTCACGGGAGCCCCGAAAATCCGTGCGATGGAAATCATTGATGAGCTGGAGCCGACCGCCCGCGGAGTTTATACCGGCGCCGTCGGCTGGCTGGGACTGAACGGTGATGCCTGTCTGAATGTGGCGATACGGACAACGGTGGTCAAGAACGGGCGTGTTTTTCTCCAGGCCGGCGGGGGCATTGTCGCCGATTCGCAGCCGCAGGCGGAATGGGAAGAGATGCTCCTGAAAGCCCGGGCCCTGCAGAATGCGGTTCAGGCCGTATGTTCGCGGCCGCACAGGCCGGCGGTTTTTGCTGTTCATCCCAACGGCGGCCGTTTATAG
- the deoC gene encoding deoxyribose-phosphate aldolase translates to MIIKTPQELAARIDHTLLSPTAVKADIQRLCQEAMEHRFAAVCVTGKWVSLAADLLRGSGVRTAAVVGFPLGTASPRLKALEAQEAVMNGADELDMVADLAAVVEQDDKTLRRDIEAVWKVCRQMNPPVVLKVIIESAALTDEQIVFACRIGQEIGVDFLKTSTGMHKAGGATVEHVQLMAQTAPRCKIKASGGIRTAQQALAMLEAGAARLGTSSSVQILQEFASAAK, encoded by the coding sequence TTGATTATCAAAACCCCCCAGGAACTGGCGGCGCGGATTGACCATACTCTGCTGAGTCCCACGGCGGTGAAGGCGGATATCCAGCGGCTCTGCCAGGAGGCGATGGAGCATCGGTTTGCGGCGGTGTGCGTAACCGGCAAATGGGTCTCGCTGGCGGCGGACCTGCTGAGGGGCAGCGGCGTGCGGACGGCGGCGGTGGTCGGTTTTCCGCTGGGCACAGCCAGTCCGCGTCTGAAGGCCCTCGAGGCCCAGGAGGCCGTGATGAACGGGGCGGATGAGCTGGATATGGTAGCGGATTTGGCGGCTGTTGTGGAACAGGATGACAAAACGCTCCGGCGAGATATTGAAGCGGTCTGGAAGGTCTGTCGGCAGATGAACCCGCCGGTGGTGCTGAAGGTGATTATCGAGTCGGCGGCTCTGACGGACGAGCAGATTGTCTTTGCCTGCCGAATCGGTCAGGAGATTGGCGTCGATTTTCTCAAGACCAGCACCGGCATGCACAAGGCTGGCGGGGCGACGGTTGAGCATGTACAGCTGATGGCGCAGACGGCCCCGCGTTGCAAAATCAAGGCCTCCGGCGGCATTCGAACAGCCCAGCAGGCCCTGGCGATGCTCGAGGCCGGCGCCGCTCGATTAGGGACCTCCTCCTCCGTGCAGATTCTGCAGGAATTTGCTTCCGCGGCGAAATAA
- a CDS encoding AAA family ATPase produces MKIVVSGMVGLDKKDYLEEVCDYARQQGKDILLCSVGDRMYAEAPDVPPGRILDISRERLHSLRRSVFKDILAQARTHEHVIVNTHATFRWRHGLFPAFDFYQIRALKPDLFICIIDSAERLHVRLKKDHRSQHTLKDLLVWREEEILGTQMMQQGTRPEAPFYCLARGLHKNTVETFYRLAFEPQRPRAYLSFPMTHVAGLPDVIAEIDRFRETMKEIFTCFDPGDLEEAYLPYYAKKAKQEGHKTIEVEALGQKVNFDVEEVLQIETDINSQIYARDFMLIDQSEMIISFVPALPDGMPALSSGVERELQHAHETAKQVYVIWIPKKAPSVFVTQTASRVFFSAQEALEFFRKEYGGRI; encoded by the coding sequence ATGAAAATAGTAGTATCCGGCATGGTCGGATTGGATAAAAAGGATTATCTGGAGGAGGTGTGCGACTATGCCCGACAGCAGGGCAAGGACATTCTGCTTTGCAGTGTGGGCGATCGGATGTATGCCGAGGCGCCGGATGTGCCGCCGGGGCGCATTCTGGACATCTCCCGGGAGCGGCTGCATTCGCTTCGCCGCAGTGTTTTTAAGGATATTCTGGCTCAGGCCCGAACCCACGAGCATGTGATTGTCAACACGCACGCGACCTTCCGCTGGCGGCACGGGCTGTTTCCGGCCTTTGATTTTTACCAAATCCGGGCTCTGAAGCCGGATTTGTTCATCTGCATTATCGACAGTGCCGAGCGGCTCCACGTGCGGCTCAAAAAAGACCACCGCAGCCAGCACACCCTCAAAGACCTGCTGGTCTGGCGCGAGGAGGAGATTCTCGGGACCCAGATGATGCAGCAGGGCACACGTCCGGAGGCGCCGTTTTACTGCCTGGCACGCGGGCTGCACAAAAACACGGTGGAGACGTTTTATCGTCTGGCATTTGAGCCGCAGCGGCCGCGGGCCTATCTGAGTTTTCCGATGACCCACGTGGCGGGGCTGCCGGATGTGATTGCCGAGATTGACCGCTTTCGCGAGACGATGAAGGAGATTTTTACCTGCTTTGACCCGGGCGACCTCGAGGAGGCCTATCTGCCGTATTATGCCAAGAAGGCCAAACAGGAAGGGCACAAAACCATCGAGGTCGAGGCCCTCGGCCAGAAGGTCAATTTTGATGTGGAGGAGGTCCTCCAGATTGAAACCGACATCAACAGCCAGATTTACGCGCGGGATTTTATGCTGATTGACCAGTCGGAGATGATTATCAGTTTTGTGCCGGCCCTGCCGGACGGGATGCCCGCCTTGTCCAGCGGCGTGGAGCGCGAGCTTCAGCATGCTCACGAAACGGCCAAGCAGGTCTATGTCATCTGGATCCCCAAAAAGGCCCCGTCGGTGTTTGTGACCCAGACGGCCAGCCGGGTCTTTTTCTCGGCTCAGGAGGCCCTCGAGTTTTTCCGGAAAGAATACGGAGGGCGAATTTGA
- the rnr gene encoding ribonuclease R: MEHYKLQILNTLTRRDYEPMTASQLAGWLGVGKEEAATFQKAVEELRRNGQIVTDSRKNLMLPPLSDTVIGTFRANPRGFGFLVPITPNAHGDLYIAPDDINGAMNGDIVQAKVIRRGKRDGQWRYGGQIIQIIERSSDRFVGTLQRRQNIWFIQPEGKGFFGSIVLDDVSASGARENDKVVVEITRYPQNNQPARGAVIRILGKAGRYDTEIRAVMERFSLPEDFDEECRQQARQAVEQFNPDDIGNRADLTDETIITIDPPDAKDFDDAISLRKDRDGNWRLGVHIADVSTFVPMHTPLDKEARRRGNSVYLPGKVIPMLPEVLSNGICSLQPGQRRFTKSVYITYSPDGKVLQTEFDNTVICSTARLTYEEADRILRGKARGFPGEVVALLKDMETLARAIEARRRKAGMIHLDLPETELIYDESGQVIDAHPADDSYPHTIIEMFMVEANEAVAGLLDRFRVPFLRRIHPAPDAQSAKNLGRFIKLFRMKVPRVLDRRAIQDLLDSVKGTPLSYAINTYVLRSLPRAEYSPLHIGHYALASTHYCHFTSPIRRYADLLVHRLIDCYIRGTLNKIGLEEVLPELELREIGRHLTWTEEQADQAEEELKTVLILQMLTKHIGDEMDTVVSGLTNFGVFVQCLKFGIEGLIEPGDLGLDEWRYDQRAQAVVGKWSGHSIHLGQPMKVRIVSVNVPARQLFVAPAEPLVQHRHNARSRSARGRGRKR, from the coding sequence ATGGAACATTATAAATTACAGATACTTAACACCCTGACGCGACGGGATTACGAGCCGATGACAGCTTCGCAGCTGGCCGGCTGGCTGGGGGTTGGCAAGGAGGAGGCGGCCACCTTCCAGAAGGCCGTAGAAGAGCTTCGCCGAAACGGTCAAATCGTCACCGATTCCCGAAAGAACCTGATGCTGCCCCCACTGTCCGATACCGTCATCGGAACGTTTCGCGCCAACCCGCGGGGCTTTGGGTTTTTGGTTCCGATCACTCCCAACGCCCACGGCGACCTATACATCGCTCCCGACGACATCAATGGAGCGATGAACGGGGATATTGTTCAGGCAAAGGTGATTCGGCGCGGCAAACGAGACGGCCAGTGGCGGTACGGCGGACAAATTATCCAGATTATCGAACGAAGCAGCGACCGGTTTGTCGGCACCCTGCAGCGGCGGCAAAATATCTGGTTCATCCAGCCGGAAGGCAAGGGCTTCTTCGGCTCTATTGTTCTTGACGACGTCTCGGCCAGCGGAGCCCGCGAGAACGACAAAGTCGTCGTGGAAATCACCCGCTATCCGCAGAACAATCAGCCGGCCCGCGGAGCCGTCATTCGAATTCTCGGCAAAGCCGGACGCTACGATACCGAAATCCGCGCCGTGATGGAACGGTTTTCCCTGCCGGAGGATTTCGACGAAGAATGCCGGCAGCAGGCCCGACAGGCCGTCGAACAGTTCAATCCCGACGACATCGGCAACCGGGCGGACCTGACCGATGAAACCATCATCACCATCGACCCGCCGGATGCCAAAGACTTTGACGACGCCATCAGTCTGCGAAAAGACCGCGACGGCAACTGGCGGCTGGGTGTCCATATTGCCGACGTGAGCACCTTTGTCCCGATGCATACGCCGCTGGACAAAGAGGCCCGTCGGCGCGGCAACAGCGTTTATCTGCCCGGCAAGGTTATTCCGATGCTGCCGGAGGTGCTCAGCAACGGCATCTGTTCCCTTCAGCCCGGCCAGCGGCGCTTCACCAAAAGCGTGTACATCACCTACAGCCCCGACGGCAAGGTCCTTCAGACAGAGTTTGACAATACCGTGATTTGTTCTACGGCCCGTCTGACCTACGAAGAAGCCGACCGGATTCTGCGGGGAAAGGCCCGTGGATTCCCGGGTGAAGTCGTCGCTCTGCTGAAGGATATGGAAACACTGGCCCGGGCCATCGAGGCCCGGCGCCGCAAAGCGGGAATGATTCACCTGGACCTGCCGGAGACGGAACTGATCTATGATGAATCCGGACAGGTCATCGACGCCCATCCGGCGGACGACAGCTATCCGCATACCATCATCGAAATGTTCATGGTCGAGGCCAACGAGGCGGTTGCCGGTCTGCTGGACCGATTCCGGGTCCCCTTCCTTCGGCGAATCCATCCGGCCCCGGATGCCCAGAGCGCCAAAAATCTCGGACGCTTCATCAAACTGTTCCGAATGAAGGTCCCCCGTGTCCTTGACCGGCGGGCCATTCAGGACCTGCTGGATTCGGTCAAAGGCACTCCTCTTTCCTATGCCATTAACACCTACGTCCTGCGCAGTCTGCCCCGAGCGGAATATTCGCCCCTGCATATCGGACATTATGCGTTAGCCAGCACACACTACTGCCACTTCACCAGCCCCATCCGCCGCTATGCCGACCTGCTGGTGCACCGGCTTATCGACTGCTACATCCGCGGCACCCTGAATAAAATCGGACTGGAAGAAGTCCTGCCCGAGCTGGAACTGCGGGAAATCGGCCGGCACCTGACCTGGACGGAAGAACAGGCCGACCAGGCCGAAGAGGAGCTCAAGACCGTCCTGATTCTTCAGATGCTCACCAAACACATCGGCGACGAAATGGACACCGTTGTCTCCGGACTGACCAACTTCGGCGTCTTTGTTCAGTGTTTGAAGTTCGGCATCGAAGGGCTCATCGAACCCGGCGACCTGGGGCTGGACGAATGGCGATACGACCAGCGGGCGCAGGCCGTCGTCGGCAAATGGTCCGGGCACAGCATCCACCTCGGCCAGCCGATGAAGGTTCGAATCGTGTCCGTGAATGTGCCGGCCCGTCAGCTTTTCGTCGCACCGGCGGAACCGCTCGTCCAGCATCGGCACAATGCACGCAGCCGCTCCGCCAGAGGCCGCGGCAGAAAACGATAA